GAACGACTCCCGCTCGGCGAGGCCGACGGTCGGGCACTCGCTGACCCCGCCGTCGCACCCGCCGACGTTCCGGGCTACGACCGCGCCGCAATGGATGGATTTGCCGTCCGCGCCAGCGACACTTTCGGAGCCAGTCGCCGGTCACCAAACGTCCTCCGCGTCGCCGAAGAACCCGTCGCACCGGGCGAGGCCGTCCGCGTCCACACGGGAAGTGACCTCCCCGAGGGTGCCGACGCCGTGGTGATGGTCGAAGACACCGACCGCTTCGACGACGAACTCGAAGTGTTCGACGCCCTCGCAGAAGGCGAGAACGTCGGCGAACGCGGGGAAGACGTCCGCGAAGGCGACGCCCTGTTCGACGCGGGACACGAACTGCGCCCGTCTGACCTCGGCCTCCTCCGCTCTGTCGGCATCGAAGAGGTGTCCGTCTTCGAGCGCCCCCGCGTCGCCGTCATCCCGACGGGTGAGGAACTCGTCGACTCCGACCCCGGTCCCGGCGAAGTAATCGAGACGAACGGCTTGACCGTCTCGCGACTGGTCGAGCGCTGGGGCGGTGAAGCGAGCTACCGCGACATCGTCGTCGACGACCCCGACTTGCTCCGCGAGGCCGTCGAATCCGACCTCGACCACGACGTCATCGTCACGACCGGCGGGTCCTCCGTTGGCGAGCGAGACCTCATCCCGGAAGTCATCTCGGAGATTGGCGAGGTACTCGTCCACGGCGTCGCGCTCAAGCCCGGTCACCCGGTCGCCCTTGGTGTCGTCGAAGACACACCCGTCGTGATGTTGCCCGGCTATCCAGTCGCCTGCGTCGTCAACGCGTTCCAGTTCCTCCGGCCGGTGCTCAAACACGTCGGGTCGCTTCCGACGCATCCGTTCCCGACGGTCGACGCGACGCTCACGCGAAAGATTCCGAGTTCACCCGGGACGCGAACGTTCGCTCGTGTCCGTCTCGACGAGTCGGGTGACGAACCGACCGCCGAACCGACTCGGACGAGTGGGTCCGGTATCCTCTCCAGTGTCGCCCTCGCCGACGGCTGGGTCGAAGTTCCCGAAGAGAAAGAGGGGTACGAGGAAGGCGAAACTGTCTCTGTTGCCGGATGGGAGTGGTCTGCATGAGAAAACAGTTCCGCGACCTCGCATCTCCGGAGGAGGCCCGCGAAACCATCGCGTCGCTCGAACTGACCCCCGAGGTGGAGCGTGTCCCACTCTCCGATGCCCGCGGACGAATCCTCGCGGAGCGAGTCGACGCCGAGATAGACGTTCCCGGATTCGACCGTGCGAGCATGGACGGCTATGCAGTCCGCGCACGCGACACCTTCGGCGCGGACGAGGCAGACCCAGTCGAACTCGCCCTCGCAGGTGAGGTCCACGCGGGAGCCGAACCCGACGTCGAAGTCGAACCCGGAACGGCAGTCGAGATATCGACGGGCGCCGTCATGCCCCCCGGCGCAGATGCCGTCGTCATCGTCGAACGCACCGAAGAACGAGACGGGAATCTCGTCGTGTACAAAGCCGTCGCACCGGGCGACAGCGTGATGCCCGCCGGGACGGACATCGCGGCGGGTGCCCGAGCACTCGGCCCCGGAACTCGAATCACGCCGCGCGAAATCGGTCTCCTCTCAGCACTCGGCATCGACGACGTCCCCGTCCGTGGCGCACCCGTCGTCGGCATCGTCTCGACTGGCGACGAACTCGTCCGCCCCGGTGAGACCCTCCGACCCGAGGCAGGGCAAATCTACGACGTGAACTCCTACACCATCGCTGCGGGTGTCGAGGAGGCCGGCGGCGTCCCCAAACTCTACCCACACGCCGGCGACGATTACGACGAGATGGAGCGCCTCCTCCGTGAGGCCGCCGACGAGTGTGACCTCGTCCTCTCGTCGGGGTCAACCTCGGCGAGCGCCGTCGACGTCATCTACCGTGTCGTCGAAGAACGCGGAGAGTTACTCCTCCACGGCGTCTCTGTCAAGCCCGGCAAACCCATGCTGGTCGGGACACTCGGCGAAGGCAGCGCCTACATCGGTCTGCCGGGCTACCCGGTCTCTGCGCTCACGATTTTCCGAACGTTCGTCGCACCGGCTATCCGCGATGCTGCCGG
The genomic region above belongs to Haloferax marinisediminis and contains:
- a CDS encoding molybdopterin molybdotransferase MoeA, with the translated sequence MEHHDRRTAGFKERTRLADARETLLAAVSPHERTERLPLGEADGRALADPAVAPADVPGYDRAAMDGFAVRASDTFGASRRSPNVLRVAEEPVAPGEAVRVHTGSDLPEGADAVVMVEDTDRFDDELEVFDALAEGENVGERGEDVREGDALFDAGHELRPSDLGLLRSVGIEEVSVFERPRVAVIPTGEELVDSDPGPGEVIETNGLTVSRLVERWGGEASYRDIVVDDPDLLREAVESDLDHDVIVTTGGSSVGERDLIPEVISEIGEVLVHGVALKPGHPVALGVVEDTPVVMLPGYPVACVVNAFQFLRPVLKHVGSLPTHPFPTVDATLTRKIPSSPGTRTFARVRLDESGDEPTAEPTRTSGSGILSSVALADGWVEVPEEKEGYEEGETVSVAGWEWSA
- a CDS encoding molybdopterin biosynthesis protein, giving the protein MRKQFRDLASPEEARETIASLELTPEVERVPLSDARGRILAERVDAEIDVPGFDRASMDGYAVRARDTFGADEADPVELALAGEVHAGAEPDVEVEPGTAVEISTGAVMPPGADAVVIVERTEERDGNLVVYKAVAPGDSVMPAGTDIAAGARALGPGTRITPREIGLLSALGIDDVPVRGAPVVGIVSTGDELVRPGETLRPEAGQIYDVNSYTIAAGVEEAGGVPKLYPHAGDDYDEMERLLREAADECDLVLSSGSTSASAVDVIYRVVEERGELLLHGVSVKPGKPMLVGTLGEGSAYIGLPGYPVSALTIFRTFVAPAIRDAAGREEPQTATVEGSMAVRERYAEGRTRLMPVGLIADGDGEMLVYPVDKGSGATTSLVEADGVVEVPADVEYLAEGETVTVQLFSVDVRPPALLGVGEDDPALSRLLDRVPSPRYLAVGSREGLRRLRDGIPDVVVVAGDARSDGNAVELGSWTREWGLVVPTDNPAGVTGLGDLVDADLRFINRDTNSGLRTELGNAIATLADERGQTRHELVEAIDGFDRGMKAFESPARAVLAGRADVGLGLRETAESLGLGFVSLGTQPVHVLGNPDRTQKESVQQFGEILADGDDVFGTLSGYESK